ATTATTTCGATCATTAACAACAATTTCTGTtgctaaactaaaaaaattgttgCTAATTTAAAAGATTTTAGTAGTATATCTCCATTGTGAAATTTGGCTTACAAATTGACAGATTAAATATGgttcaaaaattaatttggtaTTTCATTGAGATGTATGCAGGAGTTTCATCAAGTCTTGGGTCAGTCATTTTACTCCTTGGTGGATGGTTGTTATACAAACTTATAAAGAAGAGAATAATAAAGAAACGCAAGGAAAAGTTCTTCAAGAAAAATGGAGGTTTGTTGTTAAAACAAAAGTTGTCTTCCGGCGAAGAAAATGTTGACAAAGTTGTTCTCTTCACCTTAAAAGAATTAGAAAATGCCACTGATAACTTCAATCTAAACAGAGTTCTTGGAAAAGGAGGCCAAGGTACCGTTTACAAGGGCATGCTAGTAGATGGCAAAATCGTTGCAGTGAAAAAGTTCAAAGTCCAAGGAAACACTGCagaattcatcaatgaattcGTTGTTCTTAATCAAATTAACCATAGAAATGTGGTTAAGTTATTAGGGTGTTGTTTGGAGGATGAAGTTCCTTTGCTCGTTTATGAGTTTATTCCCAATGGTAACCTTTATGAACATCTTCATGAACAAAATGAGGATTTACCAATGACATGGGACATGAGATTGAGAATTGCCAGTGAGATTGCAGGAGCACTTTTTTACTTACACTCTATTGCTTCTCAACCCATTTATCACAGAGATATCAAATCAACAAATATACTTTTGGATGAAAAGTACAGGGCAAAAGTGGCAGATTTTGGAACCTCTAGAATAGTTTCTGCTGAAGCTACTCATCTCACTACGGTAGTTCAAGGAACTTTTGGTTATTTAGATCCTGAATACTTTCAAACTAGTCAGTTTACTGATAAGAGCGATGTTTATAGTTTTGGAGTAGTGCTTGTCGAACTTTTAACCGGACAGAAGGCAATATCGTCGATAAGATCGGACGAAGTGAGGGGTCTAGCTTCGTTTTTTGTTGTGTGTATGGAAGAGAATCAGGTATTTGACATTGTTGACAAAAGAGTGTTGAAGGAGGGAGAGAAAGAACATATAATTGCAGTGGCTAATCTTGCATATAGATGTTTAGAGTTGAATGGGAGAAAAAGGCCAAATATGAAAGAAGTTACCTTGGAATTAGAAGAGATTAGAAGATTGGATTATTGGAAGGGTGGTTCGgcacaagaaaactttgaagaaATTGAGCTTGATAGAAATGAAGACAGTCAACTATGGGATGGATATTCATATTCTAATGTGTCAGAAACATTGCACACTACTACAAGTAGCAGCAGGGAACTCTCCGAGATTATGCCTATTCTTACAATCAAATAATTGGAGTTGTTCTTATAGTGTACATATATTATGTTGTCTTGAATTTAGTATTCGTCTTACTAGAGTTATACACATTTATGTTTTAGAAACTTTACGTGTACGAATTGAAGATTCCTCAAcgtgtgttttttctttttaagattttttgtttttgtttctaatttttttatttttttccattttgaAGGAATTTAGATTAGTCGGATGATGCATGCATCCTAGCTAAAAATTC
The sequence above is drawn from the Arachis hypogaea cultivar Tifrunner chromosome 4, arahy.Tifrunner.gnm2.J5K5, whole genome shotgun sequence genome and encodes:
- the LOC112796205 gene encoding wall-associated receptor kinase-like 10 isoform X2 — translated: MAIGCNKLGFLRSNGSTVGGCVSICDDDEAVGNVEFGNDGCHGRYCCETSLPMHVWEYNATIRDIGDGSESNMCSYAMIVSDAWLQSYGLGIQKLSNVENMIDVPAVLEWEIRYDMGINNSILSSSSHARCDASSLASPTNTTSGFRCRCLDGYDGNPYIQGGCNAVASGKENGSKWAIVGVSSSLGSVILLLGGWLLYKLIKKRIIKKRKEKFFKKNGGLLLKQKLSSGEENVDKVVLFTLKELENATDNFNLNRVLGKGGQGTVYKGMLVDGKIVAVKKFKVQGNTAEFINEFVVLNQINHRNVVKLLGCCLEDEVPLLVYEFIPNGNLYEHLHEQNEDLPMTWDMRLRIASEIAGALFYLHSIASQPIYHRDIKSTNILLDEKYRAKVADFGTSRIVSAEATHLTTVVQGTFGYLDPEYFQTSQFTDKSDVYSFGVVLVELLTGQKAISSIRSDEVRGLASFFVVCMEENQVFDIVDKRVLKEGEKEHIIAVANLAYRCLELNGRKRPNMKEVTLELEEIRRLDYWKGGSAQENFEEIELDRNEDSQLWDGYSYSNVSETLHTTTSSSRELSEIMPILTIK
- the LOC112796205 gene encoding wall-associated receptor kinase-like 10 isoform X1 encodes the protein MILQSAFHYYSHIIILMIISIYPLLLACAKDPTIAKPGCVSTCGNVDIAYPFGMNDSNCYAHQFFEIECKNHKPYLASFNLEVTQIYVNISTVEIKNPIYYSCQSKNAFINLTGSPYVYSQEYDKFMAIGCNKLGFLRSNGSTVGGCVSICDDDEAVGNVEFGNDGCHGRYCCETSLPMHVWEYNATIRDIGDGSESNMCSYAMIVSDAWLQSYGLGIQKLSNVENMIDVPAVLEWEIRYDMGINNSILSSSSHARCDASSLASPTNTTSGFRCRCLDGYDGNPYIQGGCNAVASGKENGSKWAIVGVSSSLGSVILLLGGWLLYKLIKKRIIKKRKEKFFKKNGGLLLKQKLSSGEENVDKVVLFTLKELENATDNFNLNRVLGKGGQGTVYKGMLVDGKIVAVKKFKVQGNTAEFINEFVVLNQINHRNVVKLLGCCLEDEVPLLVYEFIPNGNLYEHLHEQNEDLPMTWDMRLRIASEIAGALFYLHSIASQPIYHRDIKSTNILLDEKYRAKVADFGTSRIVSAEATHLTTVVQGTFGYLDPEYFQTSQFTDKSDVYSFGVVLVELLTGQKAISSIRSDEVRGLASFFVVCMEENQVFDIVDKRVLKEGEKEHIIAVANLAYRCLELNGRKRPNMKEVTLELEEIRRLDYWKGGSAQENFEEIELDRNEDSQLWDGYSYSNVSETLHTTTSSSRELSEIMPILTIK